Proteins found in one Triticum urartu cultivar G1812 chromosome 4, Tu2.1, whole genome shotgun sequence genomic segment:
- the LOC125551106 gene encoding uncharacterized protein LOC125551106 isoform X1 — MDGGGVEDGEGATEEIQCVAAEGSDLGAPADPGMASLGDGCGTEGSGQHAATATEGLRQRTASTGGGVSAVAITVQGGAWAEGSTAGVAGGSGQGTAGSGSTAVVGLGQYAAESASAAVAGSGQGAARLASTTWACPDGTRRKKKTKNGTKHWVCDKVKDWLIEYATLGAKALQKKIKEHHKVDLHYKRIYMGKKLALKELCGDWDSSFDNLYRFKAQVETTCLGSIVQIDHYTIKGKIRFRRFFFALKPCIDGFLGGCRPYLAVDSTFLIGRLKGQLASATAVDGHNWMYPLCFGIFYSKTNKNWIWFMQLLRQAIGSPRGLAISTDAR; from the exons ATGGATGGCGGTGGTGTTGAGGATGGGGAAGGTGCTACGGAGGAAATCCAGTGCGTGGCGGCGGAGGGGTCCGACCTTGGCGCTCCCGCGGATCCGGGGATGGCGAGCCTTGGCGACGGCTGTGGTACGGAGGGGTCGGGCCAGCACGCGGCTACGGCTACGGAGGGGTTGCGTCAGCGCACGGCTTCGACGGGAGGCGGTGTCTCAGCTGTAGCAATCACGGTCCAGGGCGGGGCATGGGCTGAGGGCTCGACCGCCGGCGTGGCTGGAGGCTCAGGCCAAGGCACGGCTGGTTCGGGCTCAACAGCAGTTGTAGGCTTAGGCCAATACGCTGCTGAATCGGCCTCGGCAGCAGTTGCAGGGTCCGGCCAGGGTGCAGCTCGGTTGGCCTCCACTACATGGGCGTGTCCAGATGG TACAAGAAGGAAAAAGAAGACAAAGAATGGAACCAAGCATTGGGTATGTGATAAGGTGAAGGATTGGCTGATTGAATATGCAACTCTCGGGGCGAAGGCATTGCAGAAGAAGATTAAAGAACACCACAAGGTTGACCTCCACTACAAGAGAATATATATGGGTAAGAAGCTAGCTCTGAAAGAATTGTGTGGTGATTGGGATAGCAGCTTTGACAATTTGTATAGGTTTAAAGCACAAGTTGAAACCACTTGCCTTGGTAGCATAGTTCAGATTGATCATTACACTATAAAAGGAAAAATCAGGTTTAGAAGGTTCTTCTTTGCTTTGAAACCTTGCATAGACGGATTCCTTGGTGGTTGCAGGCCATATTTGGCAGTAGATAGCACATTCTTAATAGGCAGGCTCAAGGGGCAGCTGGCTAGTGCCACCGCTGTAGATGGCCATAATTGGATGTATCCACTTTGTTTTGGAATTTTTTATTCCAAAACAAACAAGAATTGGATCTGGTTTATGCAATTGCTTAGGCAAGCCATAGGATCACCAAGGGGTTTAGCCATAAGCACTGATGCCAGGTAG
- the LOC125551106 gene encoding spidroin-1-like isoform X2: MDGGGVEDGEGATEEIQCVAAEGSDLGAPADPGMASLGDGCGTEGSGQHAATATEGLRQRTASTGGGVSAVAITVQGGAWAEGSTAGVAGGSGQGTAGSGSTAVVGLGQYAAESASAAVAGSGQGAARLASTTWACPDGEPPKKRRKTTKSAQSSIVPRGDEAPATSMYFPPSQSLEITTKKKGKHSQTLEIANKKNGKRV; the protein is encoded by the exons ATGGATGGCGGTGGTGTTGAGGATGGGGAAGGTGCTACGGAGGAAATCCAGTGCGTGGCGGCGGAGGGGTCCGACCTTGGCGCTCCCGCGGATCCGGGGATGGCGAGCCTTGGCGACGGCTGTGGTACGGAGGGGTCGGGCCAGCACGCGGCTACGGCTACGGAGGGGTTGCGTCAGCGCACGGCTTCGACGGGAGGCGGTGTCTCAGCTGTAGCAATCACGGTCCAGGGCGGGGCATGGGCTGAGGGCTCGACCGCCGGCGTGGCTGGAGGCTCAGGCCAAGGCACGGCTGGTTCGGGCTCAACAGCAGTTGTAGGCTTAGGCCAATACGCTGCTGAATCGGCCTCGGCAGCAGTTGCAGGGTCCGGCCAGGGTGCAGCTCGGTTGGCCTCCACTACATGGGCGTGTCCAGATGG AGAACCACCAAAGAAGAGGAGGAAGACTACCAAATCAGCCCAGTCATCCATTGTGCCAAGAGGTGATGAAGCACCAGCAACCTCTATGTATTTTCCACCAAG CCAAAGCTTAGAAATTACAACCAAGAAGAAAGGAAAACACAGCCAAACTTTGGAGATTGCAAACAAGAAAAATGGAAAAAGGGTGTAA